The Doryrhamphus excisus isolate RoL2022-K1 chromosome 1, RoL_Dexc_1.0, whole genome shotgun sequence genome includes a window with the following:
- the tnrc6c2 gene encoding trinucleotide repeat-containing gene 6C protein isoform X3, whose product MKAQRAETEIMERERARAVPEPAPTYPSPGTPHHLHPASPKLPLSSSFSSGNDQRNSSSSQLQSSTPPQPQCQLSSAGARYPPREVPPRFRQQEHKQLLKRGQPLPAGAFSDLSHSSSSFSSLSPSLPYSPSTSTSITTPHSTEGTAGKQQPAISPQSGSAAQIYHSGASLQADNIFGANSWNKGIIDGSDTEAWPSISHSSDPSQPAAPECPLGSASFSTDDVSGVTTTSSTFLSMATSATGQPAHYTALKSNNNMMTGPGSANTLSSNRGWGSDAKQDGMNGGRVATPNHWGSPGFNLNLNPSANPSAWPVLGHEGIIGSNGVSTSSHPPGNGNGNLGNGSIGGASACGGGWVSMVGANENEQQRTSTNTSLSFNMETNRNTDGPNHSKQQAQEPMSPIHGLTGWGGQSPTESSQLNGDTTGSSVWSSAETKAADSPKDSGWDATSSASLSALGRQGSGGGSNGSGGWGDWGKSSGSGDASKAWDSVDAASSGSGQEQQLGTWGKQCETAPASEGSGDSRDGRSHHRERSTSMDCTPLLPRQDLDPRVLSNTGWGQTPIRQHTVWEMEEANSDDGKSNSSSDTFEGSSSNSGPPSTNGGTINSNIGGTNQRHGSEGKRESDGPSGWGAPTTGSGWADPPQSLNEGANGTTSGWGDSMPTSGPKNVSMTSWGSEDKSPNWDSAMTKKQSSNWGEGPRSSRGWGTSNGGSHCSNPRDWGEPEIKNNASPSSMWEGEGGNVGNGGWKDSTRGGNRGGVKLTSSVSSSTWGETARANGPVQGTWGSSKPNESSSSSSSTGSGGGGSIGSWGGPGSVKQNTSNWSNVSKQDQCLETTGWEEPSPPSVRRKVEIDDGTSTWGDPSAYNKTVNMWDRNNPTGNQGNSGPPPIKNGGIITPNNNNNNHSGSPGNNNHHHGHPMHHHPHHGNAPSHLQHHGNNYGSPNNCALHPGSGPHGRPPLANPGWGELPNVQPKSEPAWGEPAAPTSAVDNGTSAWGKPPGGVGGWGDGGHEPSGPYGRANGPSCSAPCKPVPKPMQDTWGSGGEEMGITTNQWDTEDGDMWSSPTSQESSSSCNSWGNGPKKGPSKVKMSNKPDETWLMNRLIKQLTDMGFPRDPAEEALKSNNMNLDQAMSALLEKKTDLDKRSIGMSDYGNGLNKPLVCRPSVLTKDPSDRTAFLDKDGVLSDDAPPSPFLPSPSLKLPLASSSLPGQGLGPGNSGLAMQNLNNRQIPSGMFGSSGAAQSRAMQQPPQPPVPPLSSSQPSLRAQVPQFLSPQVQAQLLQFAAKNIGLNPALLTSPINPQQMTLLYQLQQLQMAYQRLQIQQQMMQAQRSVSGPIRQQEQQVARTITNMQQQIQQHQRQLYQALLMKQQQLPSHSASFSSSSAGLHGPTGGPGSGKSTLDPFTGPHQAPGLADTLHTKEPLSSPNAYSTYPLSGLNPNMNVNCIEVGGLSLKEPPQPQSRLSQWTHSNAMDNLGGNTSNLENNLNKHGAISAASTLGPPGKPPQLEDSYSPYSLMSNSESPASPLVPPDSWGQGKNPNEKMTNGTNINWPPEFCPGVPWKGLQNIDPENDPNMTPGSVPSGPTINTNIHDVNRYLLRDRNGGKLSDVKSTWSSGPVSQNQGSLTHELWKVPQGPRGSTAPSRPPPGLTNTKLPSSTWGGNSLGLVQGWSGSYSSEGTTWSTDSSNRSSSWLVLRNLTPQIDGSTLRTLCMQHGPLITFHLNLTQGNAVVRYSSKDEAAKAQKSLHMCVLGNTTILAEFAGEEEVNRFFAQGQSLASNNTTSWHANPGTNQNRMGGAAPSHSMGQWSSSGGGGGGGKSSGGDLLWGGVPQYSSLWGPPSGDDARVIGSPTPINTLLPGDLLSGESM is encoded by the exons ATGAAGGCTCAGAGGGCTGAGACAGAAataatggagagagagagagcgagagcag TGCCAGAGCCTGCTCCCACTTACCCCAGTCCCGGCACACCCCATCACCTCCACCCTGCCAGCCCAAAGCTGCCCCTCTCCTCCTCATTTTCTTCTGGCAATGACCAGCGCAACTCTTCCAGTAGCCAGCTCCAGAGTTCGACTCCCCCTCAGCCGCAGTGCCAGTTGTCATCTGCCGGTGCTCGCTACCCGCCAAGAGAGGTGCCCCCTCGCTTCCGCCAGCAGGAGCACAAGCAGCTACTGAAGAGAGGCCAGCCTTTACCAGCAGGAGCCTTCAGTGATCTCtcacactcctcctcctctttttcaTCCTTGTCACCTTCATTACCTTACTCACCTTCTACGAGTACCAGCATCACTACCCCACACTCTACAGAGGGCACTGCGGGCAAACAACAGCCAG CCATATCCCCCCAGAGTGGTTCTGCTGCCCAGATTTACCATTCGGGAGCCTCCTTGCAAGCTGACAACATTTTCGGTGCCAACAGCTGGAACAAAGGGATTATTGACGGAAGTGACACTGAAGCTTGGCCCTCCATTAGCCACAGCAGTGACCCCAGCCAACCTGCAGCACCAGAATGCCCCTTGGGCTCAGCTAGCTTCAGCACAGACGACGTCAGCGGTGTCACTACCACCAGTAGTACTTTTCTGAGTATGGCCACAAGTGCCACAGGCCAGCCGGCCCACTACACAGCTCTCAAATCTAACAATAACATGATGACAGGACCCGGGTCAGCCAACACGTTATCTAGTAACAGAGGTTGGGGGTCAGATGCCAAACAAGATGGAATGAATGGCGGGCGAGTAGCAACGCCAAATCACTGGGGCTCACCCGGTTTTAATTTGAATCTCAATCCCAGTGCAAACCCATCAGCCTGGCCTGTTCTCGGTCACGAGGGTATTATTGGATCTAATGGAGTGTCCACGTCATCTCACCCACCAGGCAATGGGAATGGAAACCTGGGGAACGGGAGCATTGGAGGTGCAAGTGCTTGTGGTGGAGGTTGGGTTAGCATGGTTGGTgccaatgaaaatgaacaacaGCGCACCTCAACCAATACAAGCTTGTCCTTCAATATGGAAACTAACCGAAACACTGATGGACCAAACCACAGCAAGCAGCAAGCTCAGGAGCCCATGAGCCCTATCCATGGATTAACTGGCTGGGGAGGGCAGTCACCTACTGAATCATCCCAACTTAATGGAGACACAACaggcagctctgtgtggagcagTGCAGAAACCAAGGCAGCTGACTCCCCGAAGGACTCTGGCTGGGACGCAACTTCCTCTGCTAGCCTCTCTGCCTTGGGCCGCCAAGGTAGCGGTGGAGGGAGTAATGGAAGCGGTGGCTGGGGAGACTGGGGAAAATCCTCAGGAAGCGGAGATGCGTCGAAAGCTTGGGACTCTGTTGATGCCGCCAGCTCAGGTTCGGGTCAAGAGCAACAACTTGGCACATGGGGCAAACAGTGTGAAACTGCCCCCGCAAGCGAGGGTAGTGGGGACAGCAGAGATGGCCGATCTCACCACAGAGAGAGGTCCACAAGCATGGATTGTACCCCTCTGTTACCACGACAGGACTTGGACCCAAGAGTACTAAGTAACACAGGTTGGGGACAGACTCCCATTCGACAGCACACAGTGTGGGAGATGGAGGAGGCAAACTCTGATGATGGGAAAAGCAACAGCAGCTCAGACACATTTGAAGGTTCCAGCTCTAATAGTGGTCCTCCTTCTACCAATGGAGGtaccatcaactccaacattgGTGGTACCAATCAGAGGCATGGATCTGAAGGAAAACGTGAAAGCGATGGGCCATCAGGTTGGGGAGCCCCGACAACTGGATCTGGATGGGCTGATCCCCCACAGTCTCTGAACGAAGGAGCTAATGGGACCACCAGTGGCTGGGGAGACTCCATGCCTACCAGTGGACCTAAAAATGTAAGCATGACATCTTGGGGCTCTGAAGACAAGTCACCTAATTGGGACAGTgccatgacaaaaaaacagtcCAGTAATTGGGGGGAGGGCCCACGGAGCTCCCGTGGTTGGGGCACCAGTAACGGGGGCTCCCACTGCTCCAACCCCAGGGATTGGGGAGAACCCGAGATCAAGAATAATGCGTCCCCCAGCAGCATGTGGGAAGGTGAGGGAGGAAATGTGGGTAATGGTGGGTGGAAGGATAGCACTAGAGGAGGAAACAGAGGAGGTGTTAAGCTGACTTCctctgtgagcagcagcacTTGGGGAGAGACCGCACGAGCAAATGGCCCGGTGCAGGGCACCTGGGGCTCCTCTAAGCCCAatgaaagcagcagcagcagcagtagcactGGTAGTGGAGGAGGAGGTAGCATTGGGTCTTGGGGAGGTCCTGGTTCTGTGAAACAGAACACTTCCAACTGGAGCAATGTTAGCAAACAAGACCAGTGCTTGGAGACCACTGGTTGGGAGGAGCCCTCCCCTCCCTCTGTCCGCAGAAAGGTGGAGATTGATGATGGAACGTCTACCTGGGGTGATCCTAGCGCATACAACAAGACTGTCAACATGTGGGATCGCAATAATCCTACTGGTAACCAAGGAAACAGTGGCCCACCCCCCATTAAGAATGGCGGTATAATCACacctaataataacaacaacaatcattCTGGAAGTCCTGGCAACAACAATCACCACCACGGCCATCCAATGCACCACCATCCTCACCATGGCAACGCACCAAGCCATTTGCAACACCACGGAAACAACTATGGGTCACCCAACAATTGTGCCCTGCACCCTGGTTCAGGCCCCCACGGTAGACCTCCTCTTGCTAACCCAG GCTGGGGAGAGCTTCCTAATGTACAGCCCAAATCAGAGCCGGCTTGGGGAGAGCCAGCCGCTCCAACATCTGCTGTGGACAACGGCACCTCCGCTTGGGGTAAGCCTCCAGGGGGAGTCGGAGGATGGGGCGATGGTGGCCATGAACCCTCTGGACCCTATGGCAGGGCCAACGGACCCTCCTGCTCTGCACCCTGCAAGCCTG TGCCCAAACCTATGCAAGACACTTGGGGAAGTGGAGGGGAGGAAATGGGCATTACTACAAACCAGTGGGACACTGAAGATGGGGACATGTGGAGCAGCCCCACCTCACAGGAGAGCAGTTCTTCTTGCAATTCCTGGGGCAATGGACCCAAGAAAGGCCCGAGCAAG GTCAAGATGAGTAACAAGCCGGATGAGACGTGGCTCATGAACCGTCTCATCAAACAGCTCACTGACATGGGCTTTCCG AGAGACCCTGCTGAGGAGGCTTTGAAGAGCAACAACATGAATCTTGACCAGGCCATGA GCGCTCTCTTGGAGAAGAAGACTGACCTGGACAAGCGTAGTATCGGCATGTCTGATTACGGCAACGGCCTGAACAAACCTCTGGTGTGTCGACCATCTGTGCTCACTAAAGATCCCTCAGACCGCACTGCCTTTCTTGACAAG GATGGCGTTCTGTCCGATGATGCCCCACCATCACCGTTTCTGCCTTCCCCCAGCCTGAAGCTCCCCCTGGCCAGCAGTAGCCTTCCTGGGCAGGGTCTGGGACCAGGCAACTCGGGGCTGGCAATGCAAAACTTGAACAACAGACAG ATACCCAGTGGAATGTTTGGCAGCAGCGGGGCAGCACAAAGCCGGGCCATGCAGCAGCCTCCTCAGCCACCAGTGCCACCTCTGAGCTCCTCCCAGCCTAGTCTACGTGCTCAAGTGCCTCAGTTTCTCTCCCCTCAG GTCCAAGCACAGCTCTTGCAGTTTGCAGCAAAAAACATTGGTCTGAACCCTGCACTTTTAACCTCACCAATAAACCCTCAACAAATGACCCTGTTGTATCAACTTCAGCAACTGCAAATG GCATACCAGCGTTTACAAATCCAGCAGCAGATGATGCAGGCGCAACGCAGTGTTTCCGGCCCCATTCGTCAACAAGAGCAGCAA GTCGCACGCACAATCACCAACATGCAGCAGCAGATCCAGCAGCACCAGCGTCAGCTCTACCAGGCGCTGCTGATGAAGCAGCAGCAACTTCCCTCTCATTCTGcctccttctcttcttcttccgcTGGTCTGCACGGCCCCACCGGAGGGCCCGGATCTGGCAAATCAACCCTGGACCCTTTCACGGGCCCACATCAGGCCCCGGGCCTGGCCGACACACTGCACACCAAAGAGCCGCTGTCCTCGCCTAACGCCTACAGCACCTACCCTCTTT CTGGACTGAATCCAAACATGAATGTAAACTGCATTGAGGTCGGGGGTCTTTCCCTGAAAGAACCCCCTCAGCCCCAGTCCCGCTTGTCCCAATGGACACACTCCAACGCCATGGACAACCTCGGTGGCAACACCTCAAACTTGGAGAACAACCTCAACAAACACG GTGCCATATCTGCTGCCTCCACTCTGGGCCCCCCTGGGAAGCCCCCCCAATTGGAGGACTCCTATAGTCCATACAGTCTGATGTCCAACTCAGAGTCGCCTGCCAGCCCCTTGGTGCCTCCAGACAGCTGGGGCCAAGGGAAGAACCCCAATGAAAAGATGACCAACGGGACCAACATTAACTGGCCCCCAG AATTCTGCCCAGGTGTGCCATGGAAAGGCCTTCAGAACATTGACCCTGAGAATGACCCTAACATGACCCCTGGCAGCGTCCCCAGCGGTCCCACTATCAACACCAACATCCATGATGTCAACAGATACCTGCTGCGTGACAGGAATGGAG GTAAACTGTCTGATGTGAAGTCCACCTGGTCTTCAGGGCCCGTCTCCCAGAACCAAGGCTCTCTCACTCATGAGCTGTGGAAAGTCCCTCAAGGTCCACGTGGCTCCACTGCCCCTTCCCGCCCTCCTCCAGGCCTCACCAACACGAAGCTGCCATCCTCCACCTGGGGGGGCAACTCCCTCGGCCTGGTCCAAGGCTGGAGTGGCTCCTACTCCTCCG AGGGAACAACCTGGAGTACAGACAGCTCCAACAGGTCTAGCAGCTGGCTGGTGCTCAGGAATCTCACGCCTCAA ATTGACGGTTCCACTTTGCGGACCCTGTGCATGCAGCACGGCCCCTTGATCACATTCCACCTCAACTTGACCCAAGGGAACGCCGTGGTGCGCTACAGCTCCAAGGACGAGGCTGCCAAGGCCCAGAAGTCTCTGCACAT GTGCGTGCTAGGTAACACCACCATCCTCGCGGAGTTCGCCGGCGAGGAGGAGGTGAACCGCTTCTTTGCACAAGGTCAGTCGCTGGCCTCAAACAACACCACCAGCTGGCATGCAAACCCGGGAACCAATCAGAATCGAATGGGCGGGGCAGCGCCATCCCACTCCATGGGCCAGTGGAGCAGCAGtggaggcggcggcggaggaggcAAGTCCAGCGGCGGCGACCTTCTTTGGGGAGGGGTCCCCCAGTACTCAAGTCTGTGGGGGCCTCCAAGCGGAGATGATGCCCGCGTGATCGGGAGCCCCACCCCAATTAACACCCTGCTACCTGGAGACCTGCTGAGTGGGGAGTCCATGTAG
- the tnrc6c2 gene encoding trinucleotide repeat-containing gene 6C protein isoform X2: MEEKRKKKQEEKIKKDVAQKTATEQKPKVPEPAPTYPSPGTPHHLHPASPKLPLSSSFSSGNDQRNSSSSQLQSSTPPQPQCQLSSAGARYPPREVPPRFRQQEHKQLLKRGQPLPAGAFSDLSHSSSSFSSLSPSLPYSPSTSTSITTPHSTEGTAGKQQPAISPQSGSAAQIYHSGASLQADNIFGANSWNKGIIDGSDTEAWPSISHSSDPSQPAAPECPLGSASFSTDDVSGVTTTSSTFLSMATSATGQPAHYTALKSNNNMMTGPGSANTLSSNRGWGSDAKQDGMNGGRVATPNHWGSPGFNLNLNPSANPSAWPVLGHEGIIGSNGVSTSSHPPGNGNGNLGNGSIGGASACGGGWVSMVGANENEQQRTSTNTSLSFNMETNRNTDGPNHSKQQAQEPMSPIHGLTGWGGQSPTESSQLNGDTTGSSVWSSAETKAADSPKDSGWDATSSASLSALGRQGSGGGSNGSGGWGDWGKSSGSGDASKAWDSVDAASSGSGQEQQLGTWGKQCETAPASEGSGDSRDGRSHHRERSTSMDCTPLLPRQDLDPRVLSNTGWGQTPIRQHTVWEMEEANSDDGKSNSSSDTFEGSSSNSGPPSTNGGTINSNIGGTNQRHGSEGKRESDGPSGWGAPTTGSGWADPPQSLNEGANGTTSGWGDSMPTSGPKNVSMTSWGSEDKSPNWDSAMTKKQSSNWGEGPRSSRGWGTSNGGSHCSNPRDWGEPEIKNNASPSSMWEGEGGNVGNGGWKDSTRGGNRGGVKLTSSVSSSTWGETARANGPVQGTWGSSKPNESSSSSSSTGSGGGGSIGSWGGPGSVKQNTSNWSNVSKQDQCLETTGWEEPSPPSVRRKVEIDDGTSTWGDPSAYNKTVNMWDRNNPTGNQGNSGPPPIKNGGIITPNNNNNNHSGSPGNNNHHHGHPMHHHPHHGNAPSHLQHHGNNYGSPNNCALHPGSGPHGRPPLANPGWGELPNVQPKSEPAWGEPAAPTSAVDNGTSAWGKPPGGVGGWGDGGHEPSGPYGRANGPSCSAPCKPVPKPMQDTWGSGGEEMGITTNQWDTEDGDMWSSPTSQESSSSCNSWGNGPKKGPSKVKMSNKPDETWLMNRLIKQLTDMGFPRDPAEEALKSNNMNLDQAMSALLEKKTDLDKRSIGMSDYGNGLNKPLVCRPSVLTKDPSDRTAFLDKDGVLSDDAPPSPFLPSPSLKLPLASSSLPGQGLGPGNSGLAMQNLNNRQIPSGMFGSSGAAQSRAMQQPPQPPVPPLSSSQPSLRAQVPQFLSPQVQAQLLQFAAKNIGLNPALLTSPINPQQMTLLYQLQQLQMAYQRLQIQQQMMQAQRSVSGPIRQQEQQVARTITNMQQQIQQHQRQLYQALLMKQQQLPSHSASFSSSSAGLHGPTGGPGSGKSTLDPFTGPHQAPGLADTLHTKEPLSSPNAYSTYPLSGLNPNMNVNCIEVGGLSLKEPPQPQSRLSQWTHSNAMDNLGGNTSNLENNLNKHGAISAASTLGPPGKPPQLEDSYSPYSLMSNSESPASPLVPPDSWGQGKNPNEKMTNGTNINWPPEFCPGVPWKGLQNIDPENDPNMTPGSVPSGPTINTNIHDVNRYLLRDRNGGKLSDVKSTWSSGPVSQNQGSLTHELWKVPQGPRGSTAPSRPPPGLTNTKLPSSTWGGNSLGLVQGWSGSYSSEGTTWSTDSSNRSSSWLVLRNLTPQIDGSTLRTLCMQHGPLITFHLNLTQGNAVVRYSSKDEAAKAQKSLHMCVLGNTTILAEFAGEEEVNRFFAQGQSLASNNTTSWHANPGTNQNRMGGAAPSHSMGQWSSSGGGGGGGKSSGGDLLWGGVPQYSSLWGPPSGDDARVIGSPTPINTLLPGDLLSGESM, translated from the exons ATggaagaaaagagaaagaaaaagcaagaagaaAAGATCAAGAAGGACGTCGCTCAGAAAACG GCTACGGAACAGAAACCCAAAG TGCCAGAGCCTGCTCCCACTTACCCCAGTCCCGGCACACCCCATCACCTCCACCCTGCCAGCCCAAAGCTGCCCCTCTCCTCCTCATTTTCTTCTGGCAATGACCAGCGCAACTCTTCCAGTAGCCAGCTCCAGAGTTCGACTCCCCCTCAGCCGCAGTGCCAGTTGTCATCTGCCGGTGCTCGCTACCCGCCAAGAGAGGTGCCCCCTCGCTTCCGCCAGCAGGAGCACAAGCAGCTACTGAAGAGAGGCCAGCCTTTACCAGCAGGAGCCTTCAGTGATCTCtcacactcctcctcctctttttcaTCCTTGTCACCTTCATTACCTTACTCACCTTCTACGAGTACCAGCATCACTACCCCACACTCTACAGAGGGCACTGCGGGCAAACAACAGCCAG CCATATCCCCCCAGAGTGGTTCTGCTGCCCAGATTTACCATTCGGGAGCCTCCTTGCAAGCTGACAACATTTTCGGTGCCAACAGCTGGAACAAAGGGATTATTGACGGAAGTGACACTGAAGCTTGGCCCTCCATTAGCCACAGCAGTGACCCCAGCCAACCTGCAGCACCAGAATGCCCCTTGGGCTCAGCTAGCTTCAGCACAGACGACGTCAGCGGTGTCACTACCACCAGTAGTACTTTTCTGAGTATGGCCACAAGTGCCACAGGCCAGCCGGCCCACTACACAGCTCTCAAATCTAACAATAACATGATGACAGGACCCGGGTCAGCCAACACGTTATCTAGTAACAGAGGTTGGGGGTCAGATGCCAAACAAGATGGAATGAATGGCGGGCGAGTAGCAACGCCAAATCACTGGGGCTCACCCGGTTTTAATTTGAATCTCAATCCCAGTGCAAACCCATCAGCCTGGCCTGTTCTCGGTCACGAGGGTATTATTGGATCTAATGGAGTGTCCACGTCATCTCACCCACCAGGCAATGGGAATGGAAACCTGGGGAACGGGAGCATTGGAGGTGCAAGTGCTTGTGGTGGAGGTTGGGTTAGCATGGTTGGTgccaatgaaaatgaacaacaGCGCACCTCAACCAATACAAGCTTGTCCTTCAATATGGAAACTAACCGAAACACTGATGGACCAAACCACAGCAAGCAGCAAGCTCAGGAGCCCATGAGCCCTATCCATGGATTAACTGGCTGGGGAGGGCAGTCACCTACTGAATCATCCCAACTTAATGGAGACACAACaggcagctctgtgtggagcagTGCAGAAACCAAGGCAGCTGACTCCCCGAAGGACTCTGGCTGGGACGCAACTTCCTCTGCTAGCCTCTCTGCCTTGGGCCGCCAAGGTAGCGGTGGAGGGAGTAATGGAAGCGGTGGCTGGGGAGACTGGGGAAAATCCTCAGGAAGCGGAGATGCGTCGAAAGCTTGGGACTCTGTTGATGCCGCCAGCTCAGGTTCGGGTCAAGAGCAACAACTTGGCACATGGGGCAAACAGTGTGAAACTGCCCCCGCAAGCGAGGGTAGTGGGGACAGCAGAGATGGCCGATCTCACCACAGAGAGAGGTCCACAAGCATGGATTGTACCCCTCTGTTACCACGACAGGACTTGGACCCAAGAGTACTAAGTAACACAGGTTGGGGACAGACTCCCATTCGACAGCACACAGTGTGGGAGATGGAGGAGGCAAACTCTGATGATGGGAAAAGCAACAGCAGCTCAGACACATTTGAAGGTTCCAGCTCTAATAGTGGTCCTCCTTCTACCAATGGAGGtaccatcaactccaacattgGTGGTACCAATCAGAGGCATGGATCTGAAGGAAAACGTGAAAGCGATGGGCCATCAGGTTGGGGAGCCCCGACAACTGGATCTGGATGGGCTGATCCCCCACAGTCTCTGAACGAAGGAGCTAATGGGACCACCAGTGGCTGGGGAGACTCCATGCCTACCAGTGGACCTAAAAATGTAAGCATGACATCTTGGGGCTCTGAAGACAAGTCACCTAATTGGGACAGTgccatgacaaaaaaacagtcCAGTAATTGGGGGGAGGGCCCACGGAGCTCCCGTGGTTGGGGCACCAGTAACGGGGGCTCCCACTGCTCCAACCCCAGGGATTGGGGAGAACCCGAGATCAAGAATAATGCGTCCCCCAGCAGCATGTGGGAAGGTGAGGGAGGAAATGTGGGTAATGGTGGGTGGAAGGATAGCACTAGAGGAGGAAACAGAGGAGGTGTTAAGCTGACTTCctctgtgagcagcagcacTTGGGGAGAGACCGCACGAGCAAATGGCCCGGTGCAGGGCACCTGGGGCTCCTCTAAGCCCAatgaaagcagcagcagcagcagtagcactGGTAGTGGAGGAGGAGGTAGCATTGGGTCTTGGGGAGGTCCTGGTTCTGTGAAACAGAACACTTCCAACTGGAGCAATGTTAGCAAACAAGACCAGTGCTTGGAGACCACTGGTTGGGAGGAGCCCTCCCCTCCCTCTGTCCGCAGAAAGGTGGAGATTGATGATGGAACGTCTACCTGGGGTGATCCTAGCGCATACAACAAGACTGTCAACATGTGGGATCGCAATAATCCTACTGGTAACCAAGGAAACAGTGGCCCACCCCCCATTAAGAATGGCGGTATAATCACacctaataataacaacaacaatcattCTGGAAGTCCTGGCAACAACAATCACCACCACGGCCATCCAATGCACCACCATCCTCACCATGGCAACGCACCAAGCCATTTGCAACACCACGGAAACAACTATGGGTCACCCAACAATTGTGCCCTGCACCCTGGTTCAGGCCCCCACGGTAGACCTCCTCTTGCTAACCCAG GCTGGGGAGAGCTTCCTAATGTACAGCCCAAATCAGAGCCGGCTTGGGGAGAGCCAGCCGCTCCAACATCTGCTGTGGACAACGGCACCTCCGCTTGGGGTAAGCCTCCAGGGGGAGTCGGAGGATGGGGCGATGGTGGCCATGAACCCTCTGGACCCTATGGCAGGGCCAACGGACCCTCCTGCTCTGCACCCTGCAAGCCTG TGCCCAAACCTATGCAAGACACTTGGGGAAGTGGAGGGGAGGAAATGGGCATTACTACAAACCAGTGGGACACTGAAGATGGGGACATGTGGAGCAGCCCCACCTCACAGGAGAGCAGTTCTTCTTGCAATTCCTGGGGCAATGGACCCAAGAAAGGCCCGAGCAAG GTCAAGATGAGTAACAAGCCGGATGAGACGTGGCTCATGAACCGTCTCATCAAACAGCTCACTGACATGGGCTTTCCG AGAGACCCTGCTGAGGAGGCTTTGAAGAGCAACAACATGAATCTTGACCAGGCCATGA GCGCTCTCTTGGAGAAGAAGACTGACCTGGACAAGCGTAGTATCGGCATGTCTGATTACGGCAACGGCCTGAACAAACCTCTGGTGTGTCGACCATCTGTGCTCACTAAAGATCCCTCAGACCGCACTGCCTTTCTTGACAAG GATGGCGTTCTGTCCGATGATGCCCCACCATCACCGTTTCTGCCTTCCCCCAGCCTGAAGCTCCCCCTGGCCAGCAGTAGCCTTCCTGGGCAGGGTCTGGGACCAGGCAACTCGGGGCTGGCAATGCAAAACTTGAACAACAGACAG ATACCCAGTGGAATGTTTGGCAGCAGCGGGGCAGCACAAAGCCGGGCCATGCAGCAGCCTCCTCAGCCACCAGTGCCACCTCTGAGCTCCTCCCAGCCTAGTCTACGTGCTCAAGTGCCTCAGTTTCTCTCCCCTCAG GTCCAAGCACAGCTCTTGCAGTTTGCAGCAAAAAACATTGGTCTGAACCCTGCACTTTTAACCTCACCAATAAACCCTCAACAAATGACCCTGTTGTATCAACTTCAGCAACTGCAAATG GCATACCAGCGTTTACAAATCCAGCAGCAGATGATGCAGGCGCAACGCAGTGTTTCCGGCCCCATTCGTCAACAAGAGCAGCAA GTCGCACGCACAATCACCAACATGCAGCAGCAGATCCAGCAGCACCAGCGTCAGCTCTACCAGGCGCTGCTGATGAAGCAGCAGCAACTTCCCTCTCATTCTGcctccttctcttcttcttccgcTGGTCTGCACGGCCCCACCGGAGGGCCCGGATCTGGCAAATCAACCCTGGACCCTTTCACGGGCCCACATCAGGCCCCGGGCCTGGCCGACACACTGCACACCAAAGAGCCGCTGTCCTCGCCTAACGCCTACAGCACCTACCCTCTTT CTGGACTGAATCCAAACATGAATGTAAACTGCATTGAGGTCGGGGGTCTTTCCCTGAAAGAACCCCCTCAGCCCCAGTCCCGCTTGTCCCAATGGACACACTCCAACGCCATGGACAACCTCGGTGGCAACACCTCAAACTTGGAGAACAACCTCAACAAACACG GTGCCATATCTGCTGCCTCCACTCTGGGCCCCCCTGGGAAGCCCCCCCAATTGGAGGACTCCTATAGTCCATACAGTCTGATGTCCAACTCAGAGTCGCCTGCCAGCCCCTTGGTGCCTCCAGACAGCTGGGGCCAAGGGAAGAACCCCAATGAAAAGATGACCAACGGGACCAACATTAACTGGCCCCCAG AATTCTGCCCAGGTGTGCCATGGAAAGGCCTTCAGAACATTGACCCTGAGAATGACCCTAACATGACCCCTGGCAGCGTCCCCAGCGGTCCCACTATCAACACCAACATCCATGATGTCAACAGATACCTGCTGCGTGACAGGAATGGAG GTAAACTGTCTGATGTGAAGTCCACCTGGTCTTCAGGGCCCGTCTCCCAGAACCAAGGCTCTCTCACTCATGAGCTGTGGAAAGTCCCTCAAGGTCCACGTGGCTCCACTGCCCCTTCCCGCCCTCCTCCAGGCCTCACCAACACGAAGCTGCCATCCTCCACCTGGGGGGGCAACTCCCTCGGCCTGGTCCAAGGCTGGAGTGGCTCCTACTCCTCCG AGGGAACAACCTGGAGTACAGACAGCTCCAACAGGTCTAGCAGCTGGCTGGTGCTCAGGAATCTCACGCCTCAA ATTGACGGTTCCACTTTGCGGACCCTGTGCATGCAGCACGGCCCCTTGATCACATTCCACCTCAACTTGACCCAAGGGAACGCCGTGGTGCGCTACAGCTCCAAGGACGAGGCTGCCAAGGCCCAGAAGTCTCTGCACAT GTGCGTGCTAGGTAACACCACCATCCTCGCGGAGTTCGCCGGCGAGGAGGAGGTGAACCGCTTCTTTGCACAAGGTCAGTCGCTGGCCTCAAACAACACCACCAGCTGGCATGCAAACCCGGGAACCAATCAGAATCGAATGGGCGGGGCAGCGCCATCCCACTCCATGGGCCAGTGGAGCAGCAGtggaggcggcggcggaggaggcAAGTCCAGCGGCGGCGACCTTCTTTGGGGAGGGGTCCCCCAGTACTCAAGTCTGTGGGGGCCTCCAAGCGGAGATGATGCCCGCGTGATCGGGAGCCCCACCCCAATTAACACCCTGCTACCTGGAGACCTGCTGAGTGGGGAGTCCATGTAG